The Pygocentrus nattereri isolate fPygNat1 chromosome 4, fPygNat1.pri, whole genome shotgun sequence genome includes a window with the following:
- the chgb gene encoding secretogranin-1, which produces MKFLCLLVVALSLFADNKSLPVGQDGRKENLLTHCLVQIISKALSKPDGTPLQPECKEILKAGSTHSSPVKKGEEDVLPPEQEEKRHDDREEEVINELLKTKEEKREDTDEERSQEEFPNYYKRYHLLTSKEKREDPDDERSQEEFPQKRHHFLSTKEKREDEGEERSQEEFPTYEHKRHHLTSKEKRDESDYDRSQEEFPSFNQKRHHEEDEESEEREKRIWKPSHRYHHKKLHHKRDDESSDENLAGLSTQEKRSEESVEEEEEQEEERAKRHWRPDRHHQRRHHKRDGDASDEESEDMESEERERRAWWPSHWFQHQRYHKRSGESSEEDSDEQQPEKRYEDAEGSEDKEKRIHYNKHYYEHGGNEDEASKNEKKHHLYDSLEEALKRLSPEEEEEKLIAREISENKHHLPSQEEEKRHHTASDEEKQEKEAALKYLTKKKNELEERLLKEGEVYEKRNPWIYRGYYHPAWYKRNSEENEGLAGVHPSQKLEELANAIRYKRGLLSEKDSSEGEKAGPHQRALTPDELKELEKLASMDQQLKHLD; this is translated from the exons ATGAAGTTCTTGTGCCTTCTCGTTGTGGCTCTGTCCCTTTTTGCAG ACAACAAGTCATTACCAGTTGGACAAGATGGCAGAAAGGAAAACCTG CTCACCCATTGTTTGGTCCAGATAATTTCTAAGGCATTGTCCAAACCAGATGGCACTCCACTGCAACCAGAATGTAAAGAAATTCTCAAGGCAG GTTCCACTCACTCTTCCCCGGTGAAAAAGGGTGAGGAAGATGTTCTGCCTCCAGAGCAAGAGGAGAAGAGACACGATGACAGGGAAGAGGAAGTCATTAATGAGCTTCTCAAGACAAAGGAGGAAAAGCGCGAAGACACGGATGAGGAACGGAGCCAGGAGGAATTCCCAAATTATTACAAAAGGTACCATCTTCTAACAAGCAAGGAAAAACGGGAAGACCCAGATGATGAGAGGAGCCAAGAGGAATTCCCTCAAAAGAGGCACCATTTTCTCTCCACTAAAGAGAAGCGTGAGGATGAAGGTGAGGAGCGAAGCCAAGAAGAATTTCCAACCTACGAGCACAAAAGGCACCATCTAACAAGCAAAGAAAAGCGTGATGAATCAGACTATGACCGAAGCCAGGAAGAGTTCCCAAGTTTTAACCAAAAAAGGCATCATGAGGAAGATgaggagagtgaagagagagagaaacgaatCTGGAAACCTTCTCACAGGTACCATCACAAAAAGCTGCACCACAAGCGGGATGATGAGTCATCGGATGAAAATCTTGCTGGACTGAGCACTCAAGAGAAGAGGTCAGAGGAATCagtggaggaagaagaagaacaagaagaagagagagcTAAACGGCACTGGAGGCCTGATAGACACCACCAAAGGAGACATCACAAACGGGATGGTGATGCTTCTGacgaagaatctgaagacatggaaagtgaggagagagagaggagggccTGGTGGCCCAGTCACTGGTTCCAACACCAAAGATATCACAAGCGCAGTGGAGAATCATCTGAGGAGGATTCTGATGAGCAGCAACCTGAGAAGAGATATGAGGATGCTGAAGGGAGTGAAGATAAGGAAAAAAGGATCCACTACAATAAGCACTACTACGAGCATGGTGGGAATGAAGATGAGGCaagcaaaaatgagaaaaagcaCCATCTTTACGACTCACTGGAAGAGGCCCTCAAGCGCCTTTCAcctgaagaagaagaggagaagcTAATTGCTCGAGAGATAAGCGAAAACAAACACCATTTGCCCAGccaagaggaggagaagaggcaCCACACTGCTTCAGATGAAGAGAAGCAGGAGAAGGAGGCAGCACTGAAATACCTGACTAAGAAAAAGAATGAGTTAGAGGAGCGTCTGCTGAAAGAGGGTGAAGTTTATGAGAAGCGCAATCCCTGGATTTATCGAGGCTACTACCATCCAGCCTGGTACAAGAGGAATTCCGAGGAAAATGAGGGATTGGCAGGTGTGCATCCTTCACAGAAACTAGAGGAGCTTGCCAATGCCATCCGATACAAGCGGGGTCTCCTGTCtgaaaaagattcatctgagggagaaaaggctggaccccaTCAGAGGGCTCTTACTCCAGATGAG TTAAAAGAGCTGGAGAAATTGGCCTCAATGGACCAACAACTAAAGCACCTAGATTAA